The following proteins are co-located in the Mycolicibacterium goodii genome:
- a CDS encoding wax ester/triacylglycerol synthase family O-acyltransferase: protein MTAPPEQLSVLDAGFLGAEDSDPNVSLAIGAVAVLAGPMPDFATLRVTLAERVLAVPRLGQVLRTRPLGLGPPEWVDDPQLDITRHIRRAALPRPGDDAALFDWVAEVMERRLDRDHPMWECWVVDGLTCNRWAILMKIHHCVADGVAATHLLARLCDDSPEPPGPQAPRAPRSADFPQAGSLNPVDWVTGAWRTALDVTAVAGKIVHGAGEIVTGLLTPSPSSLTGRVTARRRFAGAEVALADVARVCERFDVTVNDVALGAITDSFRSMLLARGVRPTPNALPTLVPVSVRSPACAGVADNRVSVMLPHLPVDQADPVAQLRTVHERLTKAKASGQRQAGSALVAMAGAVPFALTAWAVRALSRLPQRGVALLATNVPGPRRRVTVAGRELIRLLPVPPIALRMRTAVAILSYADHLGFGIMSDYDADVDVDALAAGIEQAVARLAQIAVAPSRDTPLGTLALVPGGLV from the coding sequence ATGACGGCACCGCCCGAACAGTTGTCCGTGCTCGACGCGGGTTTCCTCGGGGCCGAGGACTCCGACCCCAACGTCAGCCTCGCGATCGGCGCCGTGGCGGTCCTGGCCGGGCCGATGCCGGACTTCGCAACGTTGCGGGTCACCCTGGCCGAACGGGTCCTGGCGGTGCCGCGGCTGGGTCAGGTGCTGCGCACCCGGCCGCTCGGCCTCGGCCCGCCGGAATGGGTCGACGACCCCCAACTCGACATCACCCGCCACATCCGGCGGGCGGCGCTGCCGCGTCCGGGTGACGACGCGGCGTTGTTCGACTGGGTCGCCGAGGTCATGGAGCGACGGCTGGACCGCGACCACCCGATGTGGGAGTGCTGGGTGGTCGACGGGCTGACCTGCAACCGCTGGGCGATCCTGATGAAGATCCACCACTGCGTCGCCGACGGCGTCGCGGCCACCCATCTGCTCGCCAGGCTGTGCGACGACAGCCCGGAGCCGCCCGGGCCGCAGGCACCACGGGCACCACGGTCGGCCGACTTTCCGCAGGCGGGCTCGCTCAACCCCGTCGACTGGGTGACCGGCGCATGGCGCACCGCGCTCGACGTGACCGCGGTCGCGGGCAAGATCGTGCACGGCGCAGGCGAGATCGTGACCGGCCTGCTGACCCCGTCGCCGTCGTCGTTGACCGGCCGGGTGACCGCCCGGCGCCGGTTCGCCGGTGCCGAGGTCGCCCTCGCCGACGTGGCGCGGGTGTGCGAGCGGTTCGACGTCACGGTCAACGACGTGGCCCTCGGTGCGATCACCGACAGCTTCCGTTCGATGCTGCTGGCGCGCGGCGTGCGTCCCACGCCGAACGCGCTGCCCACGCTGGTACCGGTTTCGGTGCGATCACCGGCATGCGCGGGCGTCGCCGACAACCGGGTGTCGGTGATGCTGCCGCACCTGCCGGTCGACCAGGCCGATCCGGTGGCGCAACTGCGCACCGTCCACGAGCGGTTGACCAAAGCCAAGGCCAGCGGACAACGCCAGGCAGGCAGCGCGCTGGTCGCGATGGCCGGTGCCGTGCCGTTCGCGCTGACGGCATGGGCCGTGCGGGCGTTGTCGCGGTTGCCGCAGCGCGGGGTGGCGCTGCTGGCGACCAACGTGCCGGGGCCACGCCGGCGGGTGACCGTGGCGGGGCGTGAGCTGATCCGGTTGCTGCCGGTGCCGCCGATCGCGCTGCGGATGCGTACCGCGGTGGCGATCCTGAGCTACGCCGACCACCTCGGCTTCGGCATCATGTCCGATTACGACGCGGACGTCGACGTCGACGCCCTGGCGGCCGGGATCGAGCAGGCCGTCGCCCGGCTGGCGCAGATCGCCGTGGCGCCCTCCCGCGACACACCGCTCGGCACCCTCGCGCTGGTGCCGGGGGGACTGGTGTAA
- a CDS encoding DUF4245 domain-containing protein, with the protein MTTQPTPAPKPEKSRLLQDGRDMFWSMAPLVVACVVLAGMLGMCSLQPSGPGAGPVPEYDAPAALQADAEALKIPIRVPALPEGWQANSGGRGGIDGGRTLPDGSRVRAVSSRVGYLAPSGMYMSLTQSDADEAALVASMKPDSYAAGTQDVDGVTWVVYESEDPEAVWTTRLPGPAQIAITGAGGTDEYRTLASATQTQSPLPVQR; encoded by the coding sequence ATGACCACCCAGCCAACCCCGGCGCCCAAGCCGGAGAAGTCGCGCCTCCTGCAGGACGGACGCGACATGTTCTGGTCGATGGCGCCGCTGGTCGTGGCCTGTGTCGTGCTCGCGGGCATGCTGGGGATGTGCTCGTTGCAGCCCAGCGGACCCGGTGCGGGACCGGTCCCGGAATATGACGCCCCGGCGGCGTTGCAGGCCGATGCCGAGGCGCTCAAGATCCCGATCCGCGTGCCCGCGCTGCCCGAGGGCTGGCAGGCCAATTCCGGTGGGCGCGGCGGCATCGACGGCGGCCGCACCCTGCCCGACGGCAGTCGGGTCCGCGCGGTCAGCTCGCGCGTCGGCTACCTCGCGCCGAGCGGTATGTACATGAGCCTGACCCAGAGCGACGCCGACGAGGCCGCGCTTGTCGCGTCGATGAAGCCCGACTCGTACGCGGCAGGCACCCAGGATGTCGACGGTGTGACCTGGGTGGTGTACGAGAGCGAGGACCCCGAGGCGGTGTGGACCACCCGGCTGCCCGGCCCTGCGCAGATCGCCATCACGGGGGCCGGCGGTACGGATGAGTACCGTACGCTGGCCAGTGCGACGCAGACGCAGTCGCCACTTCCTGTCCAGCGCTGA
- a CDS encoding class II fumarate hydratase, protein MTSDNEVEYRIEHDTMGEVRVPKDALWRAQTQRAVENFPISFRGLERTQIRALGLLKAACAQVNKDLGLLAPEKADAIIAAAGEIAEGKHDDQFPIDVFQTGSGTSSNMNTNEVIASIAAANGVTVHPNDDVNMSQSSNDTFPTATHIAATEAAVRHLIPALEILHASLAAKAKQWRTVVKSGRTHLMDAVPVTLGQEFGGYARQIEAGIERVRASLPRLGELAIGGTAVGTGLNAPEGFGAKVVEVLVNETGLAELRTAVDSFEAQAARDGLVEASGALRTIAVSLTKIANDIRWMGSGPLTGLAEIQLPDLQPGSSIMPGKVNPVLPEAVTQVACQVVGNDAAIAFGGASGAFELNVYIPMMARNLLESFTLLSNVSRLFAERCIDGLVANEERLRELAESSPSIVTPLNSAIGYEEAAKVAKQALAEKKTIRQTVIDRGLIGDKLTVEELDRRLDVLAMARVKDGE, encoded by the coding sequence ATGACCTCCGACAACGAAGTCGAGTACCGCATCGAACACGACACCATGGGTGAAGTCCGGGTGCCCAAGGACGCCCTGTGGCGCGCGCAGACCCAGCGCGCCGTCGAGAACTTCCCGATCTCGTTCCGCGGCCTCGAGCGCACGCAGATCCGCGCACTCGGCCTGCTGAAGGCCGCGTGCGCGCAGGTCAACAAGGACCTGGGCCTGCTGGCGCCGGAGAAGGCCGACGCGATCATCGCCGCGGCGGGCGAGATCGCCGAAGGCAAGCACGACGACCAGTTCCCCATCGACGTGTTCCAGACCGGGTCGGGCACGAGCTCGAACATGAACACCAACGAGGTGATCGCGTCGATCGCGGCCGCCAATGGTGTCACGGTGCACCCCAACGACGATGTGAACATGTCGCAGAGCTCCAACGACACGTTCCCCACCGCGACCCACATCGCGGCGACGGAAGCCGCTGTGCGACACCTGATCCCGGCGCTGGAGATCCTGCACGCGTCGCTGGCCGCCAAGGCCAAGCAGTGGCGCACCGTGGTCAAGTCCGGCCGCACGCACCTGATGGACGCCGTTCCGGTCACCCTCGGCCAGGAGTTCGGCGGCTACGCCAGGCAGATCGAGGCAGGCATCGAGAGGGTGCGCGCGTCACTGCCCCGCCTCGGTGAGCTCGCGATCGGCGGCACCGCCGTCGGCACCGGCCTCAACGCGCCGGAAGGCTTCGGCGCCAAGGTCGTCGAGGTGCTCGTCAACGAGACCGGCCTGGCCGAACTGCGCACCGCCGTCGACTCGTTCGAGGCGCAGGCCGCGCGCGACGGGCTGGTCGAGGCCTCCGGTGCGCTGCGCACCATCGCGGTCTCGCTCACCAAGATCGCCAACGACATCCGCTGGATGGGCTCGGGCCCGCTGACCGGTCTGGCCGAGATCCAGCTGCCGGACCTGCAGCCGGGCAGCTCGATCATGCCGGGCAAGGTCAACCCGGTCCTCCCCGAGGCCGTCACCCAGGTGGCGTGCCAGGTGGTCGGCAACGACGCGGCCATCGCGTTCGGCGGCGCGTCGGGCGCGTTCGAGCTCAACGTGTACATCCCGATGATGGCGCGCAACCTCCTCGAGTCGTTCACGTTGCTGTCCAACGTGTCCCGGCTGTTCGCCGAGCGCTGCATCGACGGCCTGGTGGCCAACGAGGAGCGGCTGCGTGAGCTCGCCGAGTCCTCGCCGTCGATCGTGACGCCGCTGAACTCGGCGATCGGCTACGAGGAGGCCGCCAAGGTCGCCAAGCAGGCCCTCGCGGAGAAGAAGACCATCCGCCAGACCGTCATCGACCGCGGCCTCATCGGTGACAAGCTCACCGTCGAGGAACTCGACCGTCGTCTCGACGTGCTCGCCATGGCGCGGGTCAAGGACGGCGAGTAG
- a CDS encoding AI-2E family transporter has translation MENQFTTTQKRALAVVTVLALLLGAYFLRTFFVLIVMAAVGAYLFSPLYQRFLRRFNSGIAVTLTVLAALLVVIIPVALIVFLAIMQVSQMVNTVSAWVADTDLSTLGDRTLQFVNKTADRVPFLDIDVTPESLRDAVVTVSQRVGEWLLGVLQGALGGLAGALTASVIFLYVFISLLVNREKVTTLIRQLNPLGEEITDLYLAKTGAMVKGTVKGQFVIALCQGISGAISIYIAGFHNGFFVFAILLTALSVIPLGGGIVSIPFGIGMMFFGNVIGGIFVVAFHILVVTNIDNVLRPILVPKAARLDAALMLLAVFAGIAMFGFFGLVIGPVLMIIIVTTISVYLAVYKGVELDTSTAPDKPDTPRARWWSPKWWTQKLASRRSKPAARKPAAR, from the coding sequence GCACGTTCTTCGTGCTGATCGTGATGGCCGCGGTCGGCGCCTACCTGTTCTCGCCGCTCTACCAACGGTTCCTGCGGCGGTTCAACTCCGGCATCGCGGTCACGCTGACCGTGCTCGCGGCGCTGCTGGTGGTGATCATCCCGGTGGCGCTCATCGTGTTCCTGGCGATCATGCAGGTGTCACAGATGGTCAACACCGTCAGCGCGTGGGTGGCCGACACCGACCTGAGCACGCTCGGCGACCGCACACTGCAGTTCGTCAACAAGACCGCCGACCGCGTGCCGTTCCTCGACATCGACGTCACCCCGGAATCGCTGCGCGACGCGGTCGTCACGGTGTCCCAGCGCGTCGGCGAATGGCTGCTGGGCGTCCTGCAGGGCGCGCTCGGCGGCCTCGCCGGGGCACTGACCGCGTCGGTCATCTTCCTGTACGTCTTCATCTCGCTGCTGGTGAACCGCGAGAAGGTCACCACGCTGATCCGCCAGCTCAACCCGCTCGGCGAGGAGATCACCGACCTGTACCTCGCCAAGACCGGCGCGATGGTCAAGGGCACGGTCAAGGGCCAGTTCGTGATCGCGCTGTGCCAGGGCATCTCCGGTGCGATCTCGATCTACATCGCCGGATTCCACAACGGGTTCTTCGTGTTCGCGATCCTGCTGACCGCGCTGTCGGTGATCCCGTTGGGCGGCGGCATCGTCAGCATCCCGTTCGGCATCGGGATGATGTTCTTCGGCAACGTGATCGGCGGCATATTCGTGGTGGCGTTCCACATCCTGGTGGTCACCAACATCGACAACGTGCTGCGGCCGATCCTGGTGCCCAAGGCCGCGCGCCTGGACGCCGCGCTGATGCTGCTGGCGGTGTTCGCGGGTATCGCGATGTTCGGGTTCTTCGGGCTGGTGATCGGACCGGTGCTGATGATCATCATCGTGACGACCATCAGCGTGTACCTGGCGGTCTACAAGGGCGTCGAACTCGACACGTCGACCGCACCCGACAAACCGGACACGCCACGCGCCCGCTGGTGGTCACCGAAGTGGTGGACGCAGAAACTCGCCTCCCGCCGGAGCAAGCCCGCCGCTAGGAAACCAGCCGCTCGGTGA
- the glpX gene encoding class II fructose-bisphosphatase, with the protein MTPSRGEAPDRNLALELVRVTEAGAMAAGRWVGRGDKEGGDGAAVDAMRELVNSVSMRGVVVIGEGEKDNAPMLYNGEEVGNGDGPECDFAVDPIDGTTLMSKGMPNAISVLAVAERGAMFDPSAVFYMNKIAVGPEAVDAIDITAPIGENVRRVAKAKHLSVSDMTVCILDRPRHEQLIADVRATGARIRLISDGDVAGAISACRPHSGTDMLAGIGGTPEGIIAAAAIRCMGGAIQAQLAPKDDEERQKALDRGYDLDEVLVTEHLVSGENVFFCATGVTDGDLLKGVRYASGGCTTQSIVMRSKSGTVRMIEAYHRLSKLNEYSAIDFTGDSSAIQPLP; encoded by the coding sequence ATGACACCCTCGCGCGGCGAAGCACCGGATCGAAATCTGGCCCTTGAACTTGTCCGGGTAACCGAGGCAGGGGCGATGGCCGCGGGCCGCTGGGTCGGCCGCGGCGACAAAGAAGGCGGCGACGGAGCGGCCGTCGACGCCATGCGTGAGCTGGTCAACTCGGTGTCGATGCGCGGCGTCGTGGTGATCGGCGAGGGCGAGAAGGACAACGCCCCGATGCTCTACAACGGCGAAGAGGTCGGCAACGGCGACGGCCCGGAGTGCGACTTCGCCGTCGACCCGATCGACGGCACCACGCTGATGAGCAAGGGTATGCCCAATGCCATCTCGGTGCTCGCGGTCGCCGAGCGCGGCGCGATGTTCGACCCGTCGGCGGTGTTCTACATGAACAAGATCGCCGTCGGCCCCGAGGCCGTCGACGCCATCGACATCACCGCGCCGATCGGCGAGAACGTCCGCCGCGTCGCCAAGGCCAAGCACCTGTCGGTGTCCGACATGACGGTCTGCATCCTCGACCGCCCGCGCCACGAGCAGCTCATCGCCGACGTCCGCGCCACCGGTGCCCGCATCCGCCTGATCTCCGACGGTGACGTCGCGGGCGCCATCTCGGCGTGCCGCCCGCACTCGGGAACCGACATGCTCGCCGGCATCGGCGGCACCCCCGAGGGCATCATCGCCGCGGCCGCCATCCGCTGTATGGGCGGGGCGATCCAGGCCCAGCTCGCACCCAAGGACGACGAGGAACGCCAGAAGGCCCTCGACCGCGGCTACGACCTCGACGAGGTGCTGGTGACCGAGCATCTGGTGTCGGGCGAGAACGTCTTCTTCTGCGCCACCGGTGTCACCGACGGTGACCTGCTCAAGGGTGTGCGCTACGCCAGCGGCGGCTGCACCACGCAGTCGATCGTCATGCGCTCGAAGTCCGGTACCGTCCGGATGATCGAGGCCTACCACCGGCTGTCCAAGCTCAACGAGTACTCCGCGATCGATTTCACGGGCGACTCGTCGGCCATCCAGCCCCTGCCCTGA
- a CDS encoding Acg family FMN-binding oxidoreductase: protein MSDTGIDAATLTNAVQLAARAPSLHNTQPWRLIAEDGEVRLFLDTSRVVRATDRSSREAVISCGVLLDHLRVALAAAGWDTSVERFPNPNDRDHLATLSFRPLGFVTEGHRKRGDAILARRTDRLPMAAYVDWDSFETLLRARLAGGPVHIDVLSEQMRDEVADAAALTESLRLYDSSYHAELAWWTTPFATEDGIPQTALISAEESERVAVARDFPVSPHSRRRPALNNDEATIVVLSTDGYSREDALDAGEALSAVLLECTMAGLTTCPVTHVTELHASRDIIGRLIVRDACPQVLVRIGLAPALDEVPPPTPRRPVEAILTFV from the coding sequence ATGTCCGACACCGGGATCGACGCGGCCACCCTCACCAACGCCGTGCAGTTGGCGGCGCGTGCGCCGTCGCTGCACAACACCCAGCCGTGGCGCCTGATCGCCGAGGACGGCGAGGTCCGGCTGTTCCTCGACACCAGCCGGGTGGTCCGCGCGACGGACCGATCGTCGCGCGAGGCCGTCATCAGCTGCGGTGTGCTGCTCGACCACCTGCGCGTCGCGCTCGCGGCCGCGGGGTGGGACACGTCGGTCGAGCGGTTCCCCAACCCCAACGACCGGGATCACCTCGCCACGTTGAGTTTCCGGCCGCTTGGGTTCGTCACCGAAGGGCACCGCAAGCGCGGTGACGCGATCCTCGCCCGGCGCACCGACCGGCTGCCGATGGCGGCGTATGTGGACTGGGACTCCTTCGAGACGCTGCTGCGTGCGCGCCTGGCCGGCGGCCCCGTGCACATCGACGTGCTGAGCGAACAGATGCGCGACGAAGTGGCCGATGCCGCCGCGCTCACCGAGTCGCTGCGCCTGTACGACTCGTCGTACCATGCCGAACTCGCCTGGTGGACAACACCGTTCGCCACCGAGGACGGCATCCCGCAGACCGCGCTGATCTCGGCAGAGGAAAGCGAACGGGTCGCGGTGGCACGCGACTTCCCGGTCTCCCCGCACAGCCGGCGCCGACCCGCGCTGAACAACGACGAGGCGACCATCGTGGTGCTGTCGACCGACGGCTACAGCCGCGAGGACGCCCTCGACGCCGGCGAGGCACTTTCGGCGGTGCTGCTGGAGTGCACCATGGCGGGCCTGACGACCTGCCCGGTGACCCATGTGACCGAACTGCACGCCAGCCGCGACATCATCGGCAGGCTCATCGTGCGCGACGCCTGCCCGCAGGTTCTGGTGCGTATCGGCCTGGCCCCAGCACTCGACGAGGTGCCGCCGCCGACCCCGCGTCGCCCCGTCGAGGCCATCCTGACGTTCGTGTGA
- a CDS encoding dienelactone hydrolase family protein, with product MAARDQGNTDAYPAADLTGWSAAPFTAAGQTYDVYRKGEGPGVVLIPELPGLHPGVLALGNHLVDNGFTVAAPSLFGTPAAEPLRPGAVGVIVKACVTREFAAFATNADRPVAHYLRALARDLNATTPGKGVGVIGQCFTGGFALAAAVDESVLAPVLSQPSVPLPLTPRHRRDPGLSKEELDIVEKRAAEEGLCALGLRFSKDWMAPADRFTTLKARLGDAFEVIEIDSGKGNPHGFGTSAHSVLTQEVREVDGHPAYEARRRVVQFLTERLVS from the coding sequence ATGGCCGCTCGCGACCAGGGAAACACCGACGCATATCCGGCCGCCGATCTCACCGGCTGGTCGGCGGCCCCGTTCACCGCGGCGGGCCAGACCTACGACGTCTACCGCAAGGGCGAGGGCCCCGGCGTCGTGCTGATCCCCGAGCTTCCCGGCCTGCACCCCGGTGTGCTCGCGCTCGGCAACCACCTCGTCGACAACGGGTTCACCGTCGCCGCGCCGTCACTGTTCGGCACCCCGGCGGCCGAGCCGCTGCGGCCGGGCGCCGTCGGGGTCATCGTGAAGGCCTGTGTGACACGGGAGTTCGCGGCCTTCGCGACCAACGCCGACCGGCCCGTCGCGCATTACCTGCGGGCGCTCGCGCGCGATCTCAACGCCACCACACCCGGTAAGGGCGTCGGCGTCATCGGGCAGTGCTTCACCGGCGGTTTCGCGCTAGCGGCCGCGGTCGACGAGAGCGTGCTGGCCCCGGTGTTGAGCCAGCCGTCGGTGCCGCTGCCGTTGACGCCGAGGCACCGTCGCGATCCCGGCCTGTCGAAGGAAGAGCTCGACATCGTCGAGAAGCGGGCCGCCGAGGAGGGCCTGTGTGCGCTCGGGCTGCGGTTCAGCAAGGACTGGATGGCACCCGCGGATCGGTTCACCACGCTCAAGGCGCGGCTCGGCGACGCGTTCGAGGTCATCGAGATCGATTCCGGCAAGGGCAATCCGCACGGCTTCGGGACGTCGGCGCATTCGGTGCTCACCCAGGAGGTGCGTGAGGTCGACGGCCATCCCGCCTATGAGGCGCGCAGGCGGGTCGTGCAGTTCCTCACCGAGCGGCTGGTTTCCTAG
- the dosR gene encoding hypoxia response regulator transcription factor DosR/DevR: MIRVFLVDDHEVVRRGLIDLLSADPELDVIGEADSVAQALARIPAAQPDVAVLDVRLPDGNGIELCRDLLSHMTNLRCLMLTSFTSDEAMLDAILAGASGYVVKDIKGMELAQAIKDVGAGKSLLDNRAATALMTKLRGEAERSDPLSGLTQQERVLLDLLGEGLTNKQIAARMFLAEKTVKNYVSRLLAKLGMERRTQAAVFASKLDRRDT; this comes from the coding sequence ATGATCAGGGTTTTTCTGGTCGACGATCACGAGGTGGTGCGCCGCGGGCTCATCGACCTGCTGAGCGCCGATCCCGAACTCGACGTGATCGGTGAAGCCGACTCGGTGGCGCAGGCGCTGGCGCGCATCCCCGCGGCGCAACCGGATGTCGCGGTGCTCGATGTCCGGCTACCCGACGGCAACGGTATCGAGCTGTGCCGAGATCTGTTGTCGCACATGACAAATCTGCGCTGCCTGATGCTCACGTCGTTCACCTCGGACGAGGCGATGCTCGACGCGATCCTCGCGGGCGCGAGCGGCTACGTGGTCAAGGACATCAAGGGTATGGAACTCGCGCAGGCGATCAAGGACGTCGGCGCGGGCAAGTCTTTGCTCGACAACCGCGCGGCCACGGCGCTGATGACCAAGCTGCGCGGCGAGGCCGAACGCTCCGATCCGCTGTCGGGCCTCACCCAGCAGGAACGGGTGCTGCTCGACCTGCTCGGGGAGGGCCTGACCAACAAGCAGATCGCCGCGCGGATGTTCCTGGCCGAAAAGACCGTCAAGAACTACGTGTCGCGGTTGCTGGCAAAGCTCGGCATGGAGCGGCGCACGCAGGCCGCGGTGTTCGCGAGCAAGCTCGACCGCCGGGACACCTGA
- a CDS encoding universal stress protein: protein MSIVRPVIVGVDGSPPALDAAVWAVKEALSRAVPLRLIYAVDPDDNGVDHENSARALATAELAIRQAYTAVEATEQPVEIELEVVQDKPIPALIAASQHTPLLCVGASGFTRAGRGGIGSVASAVVRSAHCPVAVVATPGRGRRILVEFDGRPSASAALQTGVDEARLRGAPLSVMTTWQHRHRELYEKNVAEERDRLAQSQLDRRMARYRKRYPDLDLELITDHDSTIDHLSANPDTVQLVVVGAERFGARADGEVIDPDGLTALVDAGCSLLTCDRQQRL, encoded by the coding sequence ATGTCGATCGTCCGCCCCGTGATCGTCGGTGTCGACGGATCACCACCCGCCCTGGACGCCGCGGTCTGGGCGGTGAAAGAGGCGCTGAGCCGCGCTGTCCCGCTACGCCTGATCTATGCCGTCGACCCCGACGACAACGGCGTCGACCACGAGAACTCGGCGCGTGCGCTGGCCACCGCGGAACTCGCCATCCGGCAGGCCTACACCGCCGTCGAGGCCACCGAGCAACCGGTCGAGATCGAGCTGGAAGTGGTGCAGGACAAGCCGATCCCGGCGCTGATCGCCGCGTCGCAGCACACCCCGCTGCTGTGTGTGGGCGCCAGCGGGTTCACCAGGGCCGGTCGCGGCGGCATCGGATCGGTCGCGAGCGCCGTCGTGAGATCCGCGCACTGCCCGGTGGCCGTCGTCGCGACACCGGGCAGGGGCAGGCGCATCCTCGTCGAGTTCGACGGCAGGCCGTCGGCGAGCGCCGCGCTGCAGACCGGCGTCGACGAGGCCAGGCTGCGCGGCGCGCCGCTGTCGGTGATGACCACCTGGCAGCACCGGCACCGCGAGTTGTACGAGAAGAACGTCGCCGAGGAACGCGACCGGCTCGCCCAGTCCCAACTGGACCGGCGGATGGCCCGCTACCGCAAGCGGTATCCCGACCTGGACCTCGAGCTCATCACCGACCACGACAGCACCATCGACCACCTCTCGGCGAACCCCGACACCGTGCAGTTGGTCGTCGTCGGCGCCGAACGCTTCGGTGCTCGCGCCGACGGTGAGGTGATCGACCCCGACGGCCTCACCGCGCTCGTCGACGCCGGATGCTCCCTGCTCACTTGCGATCGACAGCAACGCTTGTGA
- a CDS encoding GAF domain-containing protein: MNRHDPRRDDDQRTPLRDTLSQLRLRELLSEVQDRVEQIVEGRDRLDGLVEAMLVVTSGLELDVTLRTIVHTAIELVDARYGALGVRGEDHHLTEFIYEGITPEVREEIGPLPEGRGVLGVLIDDPKPIRLDDIRLHPASVGFPPNHPPMRTFLGVPVRTRDKVFGNLYLTDKTNGQPFSEDDEVLVQALAAAAGIAVDNARLYAQSQARQAWIAAARDIGTELLSGTDPATVFRLVAAEALELTGADGTLVAVPADPDAAAAEELVVVEIAGTVPAEVKESAIPVQGNAIGQAFADRTPRRLDVLDGPGLGGPALMLPLRATDTVAGVLVAVQGCGARPFTAEQLEMMTGFADQAAVAWQLASSQRRMAELEILADRDRIARDLHDHVIQRLFAVGLSLQGTIARARSSEVQQRIADCVDDLQAVISEIRTAIFDLHHTAPGGTRLRQRLDEAIAQFSGAGLHTTSQFVGPLSVVDADLADHAEAVLREAVSNVVRHSGASELTVRVKVDDDLSIEVADDGTGISGPVTESGLSNLRQRAADCGGELTIEDRPGGGTVLRWTAPLPD; encoded by the coding sequence GTGAACCGGCACGATCCGCGGCGCGACGACGATCAGCGCACGCCCCTGCGGGACACGCTGTCGCAGCTGCGGCTGCGGGAACTGCTCAGCGAGGTCCAGGACCGCGTCGAGCAGATCGTCGAGGGCCGCGACCGGCTCGACGGTCTGGTCGAGGCCATGCTGGTGGTCACCTCGGGCCTGGAACTCGACGTCACGCTGCGCACGATCGTGCACACCGCCATCGAACTCGTCGACGCCCGCTACGGGGCGCTCGGCGTCCGCGGTGAGGACCACCATCTCACCGAGTTCATCTACGAGGGCATCACCCCCGAGGTGCGCGAGGAGATCGGCCCGCTGCCCGAGGGCCGCGGCGTGCTCGGGGTGCTCATCGACGATCCGAAACCCATTCGGCTGGACGATATCCGGCTGCACCCCGCCTCGGTCGGGTTCCCGCCGAACCACCCGCCGATGCGCACGTTCCTCGGCGTCCCGGTGCGCACCAGGGACAAGGTGTTCGGCAACCTGTACCTGACCGACAAGACCAACGGGCAACCGTTCAGCGAGGACGACGAGGTGCTGGTGCAGGCTCTCGCCGCGGCCGCCGGTATCGCCGTCGACAACGCGCGCCTCTACGCGCAATCCCAGGCCCGCCAGGCCTGGATCGCCGCCGCGCGCGACATCGGCACCGAACTGCTCAGCGGCACCGATCCGGCCACGGTGTTCCGCCTGGTGGCGGCCGAGGCGCTGGAACTCACCGGCGCCGACGGAACTCTGGTGGCCGTCCCCGCCGACCCCGATGCGGCCGCCGCGGAGGAACTGGTGGTCGTCGAGATCGCAGGCACCGTGCCCGCCGAGGTCAAGGAGTCGGCAATACCGGTGCAGGGCAACGCGATCGGGCAGGCGTTCGCCGACCGCACCCCGCGGCGGCTGGACGTGCTCGACGGCCCGGGTCTGGGCGGCCCGGCGCTGATGCTGCCGCTGCGGGCCACCGACACGGTGGCCGGAGTCCTGGTGGCCGTGCAGGGTTGCGGCGCGCGGCCGTTCACCGCAGAACAGCTGGAGATGATGACCGGTTTCGCCGACCAGGCCGCGGTGGCGTGGCAGCTGGCCAGCTCACAGCGGCGCATGGCCGAGCTGGAGATCCTCGCCGACCGTGACCGCATCGCACGCGATCTGCACGACCACGTGATCCAGCGGCTGTTCGCGGTTGGCCTGTCGCTGCAGGGCACCATCGCGCGGGCCCGTTCCTCGGAGGTGCAGCAGCGCATCGCCGACTGCGTCGACGATTTGCAGGCCGTCATCTCCGAGATCCGCACGGCCATCTTCGATCTGCACCACACCGCGCCGGGCGGGACGCGGCTGCGACAGCGTCTCGACGAGGCGATCGCGCAGTTCTCCGGAGCCGGTCTGCACACCACCAGCCAGTTCGTCGGGCCGCTGTCGGTGGTCGACGCCGACCTCGCCGATCACGCCGAGGCGGTGCTGCGCGAGGCCGTCAGCAACGTGGTGAGGCATTCCGGCGCAAGCGAACTCACGGTTCGTGTCAAGGTCGACGACGATCTGTCCATCGAGGTCGCCGACGACGGCACCGGCATCAGCGGGCCGGTGACCGAGAGCGGGCTGTCGAATCTGCGTCAGCGCGCCGCCGATTGCGGTGGCGAGTTGACCATCGAGGACCGGCCCGGTGGCGGCACCGTCCTGCGGTGGACCGCGCCGCTACCGGACTGA